From one Phocaeicola salanitronis DSM 18170 genomic stretch:
- the rsmA gene encoding 16S rRNA (adenine(1518)-N(6)/adenine(1519)-N(6))-dimethyltransferase RsmA, with amino-acid sequence MKLVKPKKFLGQHFLKDLQVAQDIADTVDTCPDLPILEVGPGMGVLTQFLIPKGRQLKVVELDFESVAYLRENFAQLGDNIIEKDFLKMDLSGLFGGKPFVLTGNYPYNISSQIFFKMLDYKDLIPCCTGMIQKEVAERIAAAPGSKTYGILSILIQAWYKVEYLFTVHEHVFNPPPKVKSAVIRMTRNDTTDLGCNEKLFKQIVKTTFNQRRKTLRNSISTILDKSHPLSADALFDKRPEQLSVQDFISLTNRVEEAISIDN; translated from the coding sequence ATGAAATTAGTCAAGCCCAAAAAGTTCTTAGGACAGCATTTTTTGAAAGATTTACAGGTTGCACAAGACATTGCCGACACAGTAGACACCTGTCCGGACTTGCCGATATTGGAAGTGGGTCCCGGCATGGGCGTATTGACCCAGTTCCTCATTCCCAAAGGAAGGCAGCTGAAAGTGGTGGAACTTGACTTCGAGTCAGTGGCTTACCTTCGTGAAAACTTTGCACAACTAGGAGACAACATTATCGAAAAAGATTTCCTGAAAATGGACCTTTCCGGACTGTTCGGAGGAAAGCCTTTCGTGCTGACCGGCAACTATCCGTATAACATCTCCAGCCAAATCTTTTTCAAGATGCTGGACTACAAAGACCTCATCCCCTGCTGTACGGGCATGATACAGAAAGAAGTGGCTGAACGCATTGCCGCCGCTCCGGGAAGCAAAACGTATGGCATACTGAGCATACTCATTCAGGCATGGTACAAGGTGGAATACCTGTTCACGGTTCATGAACATGTCTTCAATCCGCCTCCCAAAGTAAAGAGTGCCGTCATCCGCATGACACGGAATGACACGACTGATTTGGGATGCAACGAAAAGCTATTCAAGCAAATCGTGAAGACTACGTTCAACCAGCGGAGAAAGACTTTGCGCAATTCCATCTCCACGATTTTGGACAAAAGCCACCCGCTCAGTGCCGATGCCCTGTTCGACAAACGCCCTGAACAACTTTCGGTACAAGATTTTATCAGCCTGACCAACCGGGTAGAAGAAGCGATTTCAATTGACAATTAA
- the mgtE gene encoding magnesium transporter encodes MESEEIKKVSELIENKESDKLKEMLNDLHPADIAELCNELDAEEARSIYLLLDNEKAADVLIEMDEDARKRFLDLLPSETIAKRFVDYMDSDDAVDIIRDMDEDKQEEVLSHIEDIEQAGDIVDLLKYDEDTAGGLMGTEMVIVNENLSMPECLREMRIQAEDMDEIYYVYVVDDDERLRGVFPLKKMITSPSVSKVKHVMKKDPISVHVDTPLDEVVQVIEKYDLVALPVVDSIGRLVGRITVDDVMDEVREQAERDYQLASGLSQDVESHDNIFRQTTARLPWLLIGMLGGIGNSMILGNFDTTFAAHPEMALYIPLIGGTGGNVGTQSSALVVQGLANSSLDAENTWKQVLKESVVALINATIISMLVYIYNFIRFGADATVSYSVSISLFAVVMFASIFGTLVPMTLEKLKIDPAIATGPFISITNDIIGMLMYMGITVLLA; translated from the coding sequence ATGGAAAGCGAAGAAATAAAGAAAGTATCCGAACTGATAGAAAACAAGGAATCGGACAAGCTGAAAGAGATGCTGAACGACCTGCACCCAGCCGACATTGCCGAGCTATGCAACGAACTGGATGCGGAAGAGGCGCGTTCTATCTACTTGTTATTGGATAACGAGAAAGCCGCCGATGTATTGATTGAGATGGACGAGGATGCCCGCAAGCGCTTCCTCGACCTTCTGCCTTCGGAAACCATCGCCAAGCGGTTCGTGGACTACATGGATTCGGACGATGCGGTTGACATTATCCGTGACATGGATGAAGACAAGCAAGAGGAAGTCCTCTCGCACATCGAAGACATCGAACAGGCTGGCGACATCGTTGACCTGCTGAAATATGACGAAGACACCGCCGGCGGTCTGATGGGTACCGAAATGGTCATCGTCAACGAAAACCTGAGCATGCCCGAATGCCTGCGCGAAATGCGCATCCAGGCAGAGGATATGGACGAAATCTATTATGTATATGTGGTAGATGACGATGAACGGCTTCGGGGCGTATTCCCATTGAAGAAAATGATTACCAGCCCCTCGGTATCGAAGGTGAAGCACGTGATGAAGAAAGACCCGATATCGGTGCATGTCGACACCCCATTGGACGAAGTGGTGCAAGTCATTGAAAAATACGACTTGGTGGCGCTTCCCGTCGTAGACAGTATCGGAAGGCTGGTAGGACGGATTACGGTCGATGACGTCATGGACGAAGTGCGCGAACAGGCAGAGCGCGATTACCAATTGGCTTCCGGTTTGTCGCAAGACGTAGAATCGCACGATAACATCTTCCGCCAGACCACCGCCCGCCTGCCCTGGCTCCTGATAGGCATGCTGGGAGGCATCGGCAACTCCATGATTTTAGGTAACTTCGACACGACCTTTGCCGCACATCCCGAAATGGCACTCTACATTCCGCTTATCGGCGGTACGGGAGGAAATGTCGGGACCCAGTCGTCCGCATTGGTCGTACAAGGGCTTGCCAACAGTTCGCTCGATGCCGAAAATACATGGAAGCAAGTGTTAAAAGAATCCGTCGTAGCGCTTATCAATGCCACCATCATTTCCATGCTGGTCTATATTTACAACTTCATCCGCTTTGGTGCAGACGCCACTGTCAGCTATTCGGTTTCCATCAGCCTGTTTGCCGTAGTGATGTTCGCTTCTATTTTCGGCACCCTTGTCCCGATGACGCTTGAAAAGCTGAAAATCGATCCGGCAATCGCTACCGGACCGTTTATCTCGATTACCAACGACATCATCGGCATGCTGATGTACATGGGAATTACCGTATTATTGGCATAA
- a CDS encoding DUF349 domain-containing protein has product MEVNETNRPLTEVPAENPAETSVPTVEQTEKPAYAPKQTQEEVIERLTEINKDACNADKQEIDYLKQTFYKLHKAEQEAARKAFMDEGGNPDDFVPAPDPWETRFKEIMSSIKEKRSIMAAEQEQEKEENLQKKLAILDKMKALTETTEDTSKIYNEFKQLQQEWNEIKQVPANKVNELWKSYQLYTEKFYDMVKLNNEFREYDFKKNLEQKTHLCEAAEKLAEEPDVVSAFHQLQKLHQEFRSIGPVAKDLRESIWARFKAASTAVNRRHQQHFEILKEKEQNNLDQKTVICEIAESMDYDSLKTFADWDNKTQEILALQAKWKTIGYAPQKMNVKIFERFRAACDEFFKRKAVFFKQIKENMAENLEKKKALCEKAEALKDSTDWKQTAEILTQLQKEWKTIGPVAKKHSDAVWKRFIGACDYFFAQKNKATSSQRSVEAENMAKKEEIIKQLIALDASGVTDNNTTEQTRALIKEWNSIGHVPFKEKDRLYNEFHKWVDKLFDKLNLSATERKLSDFKSGLSKGDSLYRDREKLVRTYENLKSDIQTYENNLGFLSSASKKGNTLVAEVTRKIERLKGDMELVLKKIAAIDEKLKEA; this is encoded by the coding sequence ATGGAAGTAAACGAAACAAACCGCCCGCTAACTGAAGTTCCGGCAGAAAACCCTGCGGAAACTTCGGTTCCTACTGTTGAACAAACCGAAAAACCTGCGTATGCCCCGAAGCAAACCCAGGAAGAAGTAATCGAACGTTTAACAGAAATCAACAAAGATGCCTGCAATGCAGACAAACAAGAAATCGATTATTTAAAACAAACTTTTTACAAACTGCATAAAGCCGAACAAGAAGCAGCGCGTAAAGCCTTTATGGATGAAGGCGGAAATCCGGATGATTTCGTCCCTGCTCCCGATCCATGGGAAACGAGGTTCAAGGAAATCATGAGTTCCATCAAAGAAAAGCGAAGCATAATGGCAGCCGAGCAGGAACAGGAAAAAGAAGAAAACTTGCAGAAAAAGCTTGCCATTCTGGATAAAATGAAAGCGTTAACCGAGACAACGGAAGACACCAGCAAGATTTACAACGAGTTCAAACAACTCCAGCAAGAATGGAATGAAATCAAACAAGTGCCTGCAAACAAGGTGAATGAACTCTGGAAGTCGTATCAGCTTTACACCGAGAAATTCTATGATATGGTAAAACTGAACAACGAATTCCGCGAATACGATTTCAAGAAAAACCTGGAGCAAAAAACTCATCTGTGCGAAGCTGCCGAAAAACTGGCAGAAGAACCTGATGTAGTATCCGCTTTCCACCAATTGCAAAAACTGCATCAGGAATTCAGAAGCATCGGTCCTGTTGCCAAAGACTTGCGCGAAAGCATCTGGGCACGCTTCAAAGCTGCGTCTACAGCCGTAAACCGCCGCCATCAACAGCATTTCGAAATACTGAAAGAAAAGGAGCAAAACAACCTTGACCAAAAAACCGTTATTTGCGAAATTGCAGAATCAATGGACTATGACAGCTTGAAGACATTTGCCGACTGGGACAACAAAACACAAGAAATCCTCGCCCTGCAAGCTAAATGGAAAACCATTGGCTATGCCCCTCAAAAAATGAACGTCAAGATATTCGAACGGTTCCGCGCCGCATGTGATGAATTCTTTAAACGGAAAGCTGTTTTCTTTAAGCAAATCAAGGAAAACATGGCTGAGAACCTGGAGAAGAAGAAAGCGCTGTGCGAAAAGGCAGAGGCACTGAAAGACAGCACCGATTGGAAACAGACCGCCGAGATCCTGACCCAACTGCAAAAGGAATGGAAAACCATCGGTCCGGTGGCAAAAAAACATTCGGATGCCGTATGGAAACGCTTCATCGGCGCATGCGACTATTTCTTTGCCCAAAAGAACAAAGCCACTTCTTCACAACGTTCGGTAGAAGCAGAAAACATGGCAAAAAAAGAAGAAATTATCAAGCAATTGATTGCATTAGACGCTTCAGGGGTTACAGATAATAACACGACCGAACAAACACGTGCCTTAATCAAAGAATGGAACAGCATCGGTCATGTACCGTTCAAGGAGAAAGACCGCTTATACAATGAATTCCATAAATGGGTAGACAAATTATTCGACAAGCTAAATCTGTCTGCTACAGAACGGAAATTGAGCGATTTCAAGTCAGGTTTAAGTAAAGGCGATAGTTTATACCGCGACCGGGAAAAATTAGTACGCACCTACGAGAATCTGAAAAGTGACATCCAAACCTACGAGAACAACTTGGGCTTCCTTTCTTCCGCATCGAAGAAGGGCAATACGCTGGTAGCCGAAGTTACCCGTAAGATTGAACGCCTTAAAGGAGACATGGAGTTGGTACTGAAGAAAATCGCAGCCATTGACGAAAAGCTGAAAGAAGCCTGA
- a CDS encoding sialate O-acetylesterase has protein sequence MRKRIVMACLLAVMQASAWAKVTLPDIMSDNMVLQQQTEVKLWGKANPNTEVSVRVSWSDRVYTVKSDASGKWLAKVQTPAATYEAQSITFSDGEETQLRNILIGEVWFCSGQSNMEMPLNGFWNCPIEGANETIATASQWKGIRVATVEKNGQLKPVETCKGSWKVSNPENAPMFSATAFHFAMMMNRVLDVPIGIINCSWGGTTVEGWLPESIVKNYPDIDLKRDIRKEEPHDWWHYLSPVIMYNGMLKPLQNYTIKGFLWYQGESNVGHPDYAERLKTMVDLWRSEWGLGELPFYFVEIAPFGSYEGTGSALLREQQFKAQSIISNSGLISTNDLVEPYEAKNVHPKNKTDVGKRLAYMALARTYGVKGIRETSPSYKSMEVKDGSVILSFNDAEDGFNRLNDMEGFEVAGSDKVFYPAKAEVYNNLQIKVTCDKVPDPVAVRYCFRDFQPGNVAGTRELPLFPFRTDNW, from the coding sequence ATGAGAAAAAGGATTGTAATGGCGTGTTTGCTGGCGGTTATGCAGGCAAGCGCATGGGCAAAAGTTACGTTGCCCGACATAATGAGTGACAACATGGTGCTTCAGCAACAGACCGAAGTGAAATTATGGGGAAAGGCAAATCCGAATACGGAAGTGAGTGTGCGGGTATCATGGAGTGACCGGGTATATACGGTAAAGAGCGACGCTTCGGGAAAGTGGCTGGCAAAGGTACAGACGCCTGCCGCTACATACGAGGCGCAAAGCATTACGTTCTCTGATGGCGAGGAGACCCAATTGCGTAACATTCTCATAGGCGAAGTATGGTTCTGCTCGGGGCAATCGAATATGGAGATGCCGCTGAACGGATTTTGGAACTGCCCGATAGAAGGGGCGAACGAAACCATCGCTACTGCATCGCAATGGAAAGGAATCCGTGTGGCTACGGTAGAGAAAAACGGCCAGCTGAAGCCTGTAGAGACTTGTAAAGGCAGCTGGAAGGTGAGCAATCCGGAGAATGCCCCGATGTTTAGTGCCACCGCATTCCATTTTGCCATGATGATGAACCGGGTGCTTGATGTGCCTATCGGCATTATCAATTGCAGTTGGGGAGGCACGACCGTAGAAGGCTGGCTTCCGGAAAGCATCGTAAAGAACTATCCTGATATCGACCTGAAACGCGACATCCGCAAGGAAGAACCGCATGACTGGTGGCACTACCTGAGTCCGGTCATTATGTACAACGGTATGCTGAAACCTTTGCAGAACTATACGATTAAGGGCTTTTTATGGTACCAGGGCGAATCGAACGTAGGGCATCCCGACTATGCAGAGCGTTTGAAGACGATGGTGGACTTGTGGCGCAGCGAGTGGGGACTGGGCGAATTGCCGTTTTATTTCGTGGAGATTGCCCCGTTTGGCTCGTATGAAGGTACAGGCAGTGCGCTCCTGCGTGAACAGCAGTTTAAGGCACAGTCAATCATATCGAATAGCGGTCTGATTTCCACTAATGATTTGGTAGAACCGTATGAGGCGAAGAATGTTCATCCGAAAAACAAGACGGATGTGGGAAAACGTCTTGCCTATATGGCGTTGGCGCGTACCTACGGAGTGAAGGGCATAAGGGAGACCAGCCCCTCTTATAAATCAATGGAGGTGAAAGACGGGAGTGTAATCCTTTCTTTCAATGACGCCGAGGACGGATTCAACCGGCTGAACGATATGGAAGGATTTGAAGTGGCAGGGAGCGATAAGGTATTTTATCCGGCTAAAGCGGAAGTGTATAACAATCTTCAGATAAAAGTGACGTGCGATAAAGTGCCTGATCCTGTAGCGGTGCGTTATTGTTTCCGCGATTTCCAGCCGGGCAATGTGGCAGGTACGCGTGAATTGCCCTTGTTCCCGTTCCGTACGGATAACTGGTGA
- a CDS encoding SGNH/GDSL hydrolase family protein, whose translation MKTHKKTMYRLGLLLVAWFTCTSVFAGLQDAGRVFIPADDARIVYMGRISHRIPQAVTFTYPGVSIYADFEGTSLQMKAKPGSGDFMVEIDDHLPYRISFTKNDSILTLAEGLPAGIHRARIMYVLEGYELKPVFKGFYLDEGCSLAEAPKLPERRIEFIGNSITCGYGVESDDRNDPFTYETENHFYTYAARTARALNAQHLVVARSGIGIYRNFGAPVSGSKDCLPAMYEQVMFTDPTELWNHSLYTPDVVCVNLGTNDTGDGKYDFGLLVEAYRKFTAHLRTVYPKAKLVLLTGSMLNGKSLEDVKKALDIVQAERKQAGDAEVYRFDMSPQTGSLGYGANWHPSMRQQQKMANELTSYLKELMNW comes from the coding sequence ATGAAAACGCATAAGAAAACTATGTATCGTTTAGGTTTGCTACTAGTAGCCTGGTTCACTTGTACTTCTGTTTTTGCCGGCTTGCAAGATGCAGGGCGCGTATTTATTCCTGCCGATGACGCACGTATTGTCTATATGGGACGCATCAGCCACCGCATTCCGCAGGCGGTTACGTTTACTTATCCGGGCGTAAGCATCTATGCCGATTTCGAGGGCACTTCGTTGCAGATGAAGGCAAAGCCGGGGAGCGGCGATTTTATGGTGGAGATAGACGACCACCTGCCTTACCGCATCAGCTTTACGAAGAACGATTCGATACTGACCCTTGCCGAAGGGCTTCCGGCAGGCATACACCGGGCGCGTATCATGTATGTATTGGAAGGATATGAACTGAAACCGGTCTTCAAGGGATTTTATTTGGATGAAGGATGCAGTCTTGCCGAAGCTCCGAAACTGCCCGAGCGGCGCATCGAGTTTATCGGCAATTCCATTACATGCGGCTATGGGGTGGAGTCGGACGACCGGAACGACCCTTTCACTTACGAAACGGAAAATCATTTCTATACGTATGCGGCACGTACGGCGCGTGCACTGAATGCCCAGCACTTGGTGGTGGCACGTTCGGGTATCGGCATTTACCGCAATTTCGGAGCGCCGGTATCGGGCAGCAAGGATTGCCTGCCTGCGATGTATGAGCAGGTGATGTTTACCGACCCTACCGAATTGTGGAACCATAGCTTGTACACGCCCGATGTGGTCTGCGTTAATTTGGGTACGAATGATACCGGTGACGGGAAATATGATTTCGGTTTGCTTGTGGAGGCTTATCGGAAATTCACCGCTCATCTGCGCACGGTTTATCCGAAGGCAAAATTGGTCTTGCTGACCGGTTCGATGTTGAATGGAAAGTCATTAGAAGACGTGAAGAAGGCGTTGGATATCGTTCAGGCGGAACGGAAGCAAGCGGGAGATGCCGAGGTGTACCGTTTCGATATGTCTCCTCAAACAGGCTCGTTGGGATACGGTGCCAACTGGCATCCGTCGATGCGCCAGCAACAGAAAATGGCGAATGAGCTTACGTCTTATCTGAAGGAACTAATGAATTGGTAA
- a CDS encoding TonB-dependent receptor domain-containing protein, translating into MMKRMIFTAMLLHCVCAGIGADSLTGKVTDEAHRGVAYANVVLLALPDSVFVAGTVSDADGCFTLEASAPGEGLLRFSCLGYHSCTVPASGFTGEVTLREESVRLQGVEVVAERPVHQQKDGALLTRVEGTTLSQYRRINDMLAVLPGMTFTVSGEVEVFGLGTPVIYINNRKARANELQQLTPQDIRSVELITNPGARYDAEGKAVLKVYTLRRDDGHALLAEHVSEQGRRYSDYETLRYDYWNRKLHVSAYYQYADYRSVVNQPQSHELALGDSLYLYRNPDQGDRRDTKQHTWYANADYELTARHVIGAKVEGTHTRDYTFRTGNLAYGWSHAPLAEKDIDNDYLNRTDVYHANLFHNADWSDRLSSALNLDFVYNRNRYRQATAETSSGDRLETESRGKGNLSIASGQLAFDYRPASGVQVGFGSDVSRVHTHNELQSTADNVAASLYDEDEVRAAAFADVSAEAGDFSFRAGVRYEYMQMKFRDRLDASGNLTHRFHNVYPSTSVSYKRNGWSQTLSFSSRTTRPSFRQLSNAVYYSNEFMYQRGNPLLLPATAYKLEWSISHKPFYFSASYTYEKNHLSTCQEEEAENRIISTFCNYGHIQYLKATLNIQKTFGVWHSSLTLGISQPFFKVMYRGEPLAYNSPNCTAALNQQFTFPKDYLLSVYYAFYSGGDLESVSIRPYQMLNLELQKDFFEKRFSVSLKAYDLLRTMKFREEQREGNLRFTQTEDYQLWNFSVSLVFRFNQLKNRYRGKNSSASDMERM; encoded by the coding sequence ATGATGAAAAGAATGATTTTTACAGCGATGTTGCTGCACTGCGTCTGTGCAGGCATCGGGGCGGACAGCCTGACGGGAAAAGTGACGGATGAGGCGCATCGGGGAGTGGCGTACGCCAATGTGGTGCTGCTCGCGCTGCCCGATTCGGTTTTTGTGGCTGGCACGGTGAGCGATGCCGACGGATGTTTCACGCTGGAGGCTTCGGCTCCGGGCGAAGGCTTGCTGCGGTTCTCGTGCTTGGGCTACCATTCGTGCACGGTTCCGGCAAGCGGCTTTACGGGTGAAGTGACGCTGCGCGAAGAGAGCGTTCGGCTGCAGGGCGTGGAGGTGGTGGCGGAACGTCCCGTTCATCAGCAGAAAGACGGCGCGCTGCTGACCCGCGTGGAGGGCACGACGTTGAGCCAATATCGCCGCATCAACGATATGCTGGCGGTGTTGCCGGGGATGACGTTCACCGTGTCGGGCGAGGTGGAAGTGTTCGGCTTGGGCACTCCGGTAATTTACATCAACAACCGCAAGGCGCGTGCCAACGAGCTGCAGCAGCTCACGCCGCAAGACATCCGTTCGGTGGAGCTGATTACCAATCCGGGCGCACGCTACGACGCCGAGGGGAAAGCGGTGCTGAAGGTCTATACCTTGCGCCGTGACGACGGGCATGCCTTGCTGGCGGAGCACGTGTCGGAGCAGGGCAGGCGGTATTCCGACTACGAGACGCTGCGCTACGACTACTGGAACCGGAAGCTCCACGTGTCGGCGTATTACCAGTATGCCGATTACCGTTCGGTGGTGAACCAGCCGCAATCGCACGAGCTGGCGTTGGGCGACAGCCTGTATCTGTACCGGAATCCCGACCAGGGCGACCGCCGCGACACGAAGCAACATACGTGGTACGCCAACGCCGACTACGAGCTTACCGCCCGTCACGTGATAGGGGCGAAGGTGGAAGGCACACATACACGTGACTATACGTTCCGTACCGGGAACCTGGCATACGGGTGGAGCCATGCACCCTTGGCGGAAAAAGACATCGACAACGATTACCTGAACCGCACCGACGTGTATCACGCCAACCTGTTCCATAACGCCGACTGGAGCGACCGGCTTTCGTCCGCCCTCAACCTCGACTTTGTGTACAACCGGAACCGCTACCGGCAGGCGACGGCGGAAACAAGTTCGGGCGATCGGCTGGAAACAGAAAGCCGTGGGAAGGGGAATTTGTCGATTGCCTCGGGTCAGTTGGCGTTCGATTACCGCCCTGCCTCCGGTGTGCAGGTAGGCTTTGGAAGCGACGTGAGCCGGGTGCATACGCACAACGAACTGCAGAGCACGGCAGACAATGTGGCGGCTTCGCTTTACGATGAAGACGAGGTGCGTGCGGCGGCGTTTGCGGACGTGTCGGCAGAGGCGGGCGACTTTTCTTTCCGGGCAGGCGTGCGTTACGAATATATGCAGATGAAGTTCCGCGACCGGCTGGACGCTTCGGGCAACCTGACCCACCGCTTTCACAACGTCTATCCTTCGACAAGCGTCAGCTACAAGCGTAACGGCTGGAGCCAGACGCTGTCTTTCTCGTCGCGCACCACACGTCCTTCGTTCCGCCAGCTGAGCAACGCCGTCTATTACAGCAACGAGTTCATGTACCAGCGGGGCAATCCGCTGCTGCTGCCTGCCACGGCGTACAAACTGGAGTGGAGCATCAGCCACAAACCTTTTTATTTTAGCGCGAGCTATACGTACGAGAAGAACCACCTGTCCACCTGCCAAGAGGAAGAAGCGGAAAACCGCATCATCAGCACCTTCTGCAATTATGGTCACATCCAGTACCTGAAGGCGACGCTGAACATTCAGAAGACGTTCGGCGTCTGGCATTCTTCCCTTACGTTGGGCATCAGCCAGCCCTTTTTCAAGGTGATGTACCGTGGAGAACCGCTTGCATACAACTCGCCCAACTGTACCGCTGCGCTCAACCAGCAGTTCACATTCCCGAAAGACTATCTGCTAAGTGTGTATTACGCCTTCTATTCCGGCGGCGATTTGGAGAGTGTGTCTATCCGTCCTTACCAAATGCTGAATCTGGAATTGCAGAAAGATTTCTTCGAGAAACGTTTCAGCGTCAGCCTGAAGGCTTACGACCTGCTGCGCACCATGAAGTTCCGCGAAGAGCAGCGTGAGGGAAACCTCCGTTTCACCCAGACCGAAGACTACCAGCTATGGAATTTCTCCGTCAGCCTGGTCTTCCGTTTCAATCAGTTGAAGAACAGGTACCGCGGCAAGAACTCATCGGCAAGCGATATGGAGCGGATGTAG
- a CDS encoding sensor histidine kinase, which translates to MKKSVPWINLVTIVASLSILIAQAIGFRLQCRHALEQAVDEQKRLVGQCCGDFFRQQMQIPSDKGFVVYLFTAETHELLDTYTSVPGSYVENGIVRLNPRLTLQTDTFYLPASVSYNDWNILATRYVASERGLASPQALEAFLRKRLDEPALTVTASAGRQLLADIETVSAGSFFRPTYRLQFGINPLNRESVFIGGSLKTGTLLKEIYWMLAASAVWAILLMLCLIYQARTIHGERKLNRLRNDFLHAMIHELKRPVQSLKILMSVLKDKEMSRDETLRREAVADAQAELDNLSAYFSKLRDMTYGDFKEIPLNRTVFSLNALLRPLAEKAERQGVSIRIDSEPQDILVKADRMHISNIFSNLLENAVKYARGEAVITITLRQTGNRTDIEVSDNGRGIPADELKHIFEKFYRSPAVRRENIPGLGLGLSYVKSLVEAHRGHIRVESEPNRGTTFYISIPQ; encoded by the coding sequence ATGAAGAAATCAGTCCCTTGGATAAACCTCGTCACCATAGTCGCCTCGCTGTCCATTCTGATAGCGCAGGCAATCGGCTTCCGCCTGCAGTGCCGGCACGCGCTGGAGCAGGCGGTCGACGAACAGAAACGGCTGGTAGGACAATGCTGCGGCGACTTCTTCCGGCAACAGATGCAGATTCCGTCCGACAAAGGCTTCGTGGTCTACCTCTTTACCGCCGAAACCCATGAGCTACTGGACACCTACACTTCGGTGCCCGGCTCGTACGTTGAAAACGGCATCGTGCGGCTGAACCCTCGCCTGACGCTACAGACCGACACGTTCTACCTGCCCGCTTCCGTCTCGTACAACGACTGGAATATCCTTGCCACACGCTACGTAGCAAGCGAACGCGGGCTTGCCTCCCCACAAGCACTGGAAGCCTTCTTGCGCAAACGGCTGGACGAACCGGCACTCACGGTCACCGCCTCTGCCGGACGACAGCTGTTGGCGGACATCGAGACCGTGTCGGCAGGCAGTTTCTTCCGCCCCACGTACCGCCTGCAGTTCGGCATCAACCCCCTGAACCGGGAAAGCGTCTTCATCGGAGGCAGCCTCAAGACCGGCACGCTGCTGAAAGAGATATACTGGATGCTGGCGGCATCTGCCGTATGGGCAATCCTCCTGATGCTCTGCCTCATCTACCAGGCACGCACCATTCACGGCGAACGGAAGCTGAACCGCCTGCGCAACGACTTCCTGCACGCGATGATTCACGAACTGAAACGCCCCGTACAGTCGCTGAAAATCCTGATGTCGGTACTTAAGGACAAAGAAATGAGCCGCGATGAAACATTGCGCCGGGAAGCGGTTGCCGATGCGCAAGCAGAGCTGGACAACCTCTCCGCCTACTTCTCGAAGCTGCGCGACATGACCTACGGCGACTTCAAGGAAATCCCGCTCAACCGCACCGTGTTCAGCCTGAACGCCCTCCTCCGTCCGCTGGCGGAAAAGGCCGAAAGGCAGGGCGTGAGCATCCGCATCGACTCCGAGCCGCAAGACATCCTCGTGAAAGCCGACCGGATGCACATCAGCAACATCTTCAGCAACCTGCTGGAAAACGCCGTGAAGTATGCGCGGGGCGAAGCCGTCATTACAATCACCCTCCGCCAGACGGGCAACCGGACAGACATCGAAGTGAGCGACAACGGAAGGGGCATCCCAGCCGACGAACTGAAACACATCTTCGAGAAATTCTACCGCAGCCCGGCAGTGCGCCGCGAGAACATTCCGGGACTGGGACTGGGGCTGAGCTACGTAAAAAGCTTGGTGGAAGCCCACCGCGGGCACATCCGCGTAGAGAGCGAACCAAACCGAGGTACCACCTTTTATATATCTATACCGCAATGA
- a CDS encoding response regulator transcription factor → MNDSPLKILFADDDATYSLFLKRFLEKAGYEVVHVPDGKQALEQFRLCRPDLVLLDINMPEINGFEVARQIRSWDKKVLLFFLSDRTEISDRLKGFSLKGNDYIPKPFYPEELLAKIEERFADSTGEDNPHYQASHTLFSPETNELTVCGTAHTVTSRQAEILTLLFQNINQTVYREDILTHVWGNDSYANSLALNVQISYLRHYLKDDSGIRIESIKKKGYVLRTVSPE, encoded by the coding sequence ATGAACGATTCACCCTTAAAAATCCTGTTTGCCGACGACGACGCCACATATTCGTTGTTCTTGAAACGCTTCCTCGAAAAGGCAGGCTACGAAGTCGTACACGTGCCCGACGGGAAGCAGGCGCTGGAGCAGTTCCGCCTCTGCCGCCCCGACCTGGTATTGCTGGACATCAATATGCCGGAGATAAACGGCTTCGAGGTGGCACGGCAAATCCGCAGCTGGGACAAGAAAGTGCTGCTGTTCTTCCTGTCCGACCGCACCGAAATCTCCGACCGTCTGAAAGGTTTCAGCCTGAAAGGGAACGACTACATCCCCAAGCCCTTCTATCCCGAAGAACTATTGGCAAAGATAGAAGAACGTTTCGCGGACAGTACCGGCGAAGACAACCCGCACTACCAAGCTAGCCATACCCTCTTCTCGCCCGAAACCAACGAGCTGACCGTATGCGGCACGGCGCACACCGTCACCTCGCGTCAGGCGGAAATACTGACCCTGCTGTTCCAAAACATCAACCAGACCGTCTACCGCGAAGACATCCTGACCCACGTATGGGGAAACGACTCGTACGCCAACTCGCTTGCGCTGAACGTACAGATTTCTTACCTGCGCCACTACCTGAAAGACGATTCGGGCATACGCATCGAGTCTATCAAGAAAAAAGGCTACGTGCTGCGGACGGTCTCTCCCGAATAA